The window TAGTTTTGCCGCAGCCGCTTGGCCCGAGAAGAGTCAGGAATTCATTTTCCCGGATATAGAGATTTAATTGATCTAAGACAACGTTCTCGTCAAAGGATTTGGTGATATTGACAATATCAATTAATTTATTGGACATTCTTTTCCTCCGTATAGTAGTCTTTGACTTTATCCAGCCGGCTGCCCATATTTTGCAGGAGCAGATCGGCGATTGTGAGGGCCGCCATGGCCTCCACCACCACGACTGCCCTAGGGACGATAATAGGGTCATGCCGCCCATGGATAGAGAGGCTGACTTCCTCGCCGCTTTCGGTGACACTTTGCTGTGTCTGTGAGATGGAAGCAGTAGGCTTGACTGTGGCGCGCAGGATTAAAGGGGAACCGTCGCTCATTCCGCCCAGTGTCCCTCCAGAATGGTTTGTCTGCTTACAAACTTTTCCGTCGGACAGGACGAAGGCATCGTTGTTCTGGCTGCCTGTGGAAGCGCCTGCAAGAATGCCGTCCCCAATCTCCACCGCTTTTATGGCACCGATGGACATGACGGCTCTGGCAAGGCAGGCGTCTAATTTGTCGAATACAGGCTCCCCCAGTCCGGCAGGAAGGCCGGTGATGGTACACTCTATAGTTCCTCCGCAGGAATCCTGGTTTTTCATCAATGTGTCCAGATGCTCGGCGGCCTTTGCAGCCGCCTTATTGTCAGGCATACAGAGAGGGTTCTGGGTGATTTCGGAAAAATGGTAGGCTTCAGCAGGAACTGTGACTGGCCCAATGGACTTTGCATAAGAAACCAGATGAATCCCTATTTCCTTTAATAATAATGAAGCGACAGCACCGGCTGCCACCCGCCCTATTGTCTCCCGGCCAGAGGAACGCCCTCCGCCGCGGTAATCCCGGAACCCATATTTGGAAGTAAAAGTAAAATCTGCGTGGCCGGGACGGTAAGTGTATGCAATATTGCCATAATCGCGGGAACGCTGGTCCTGGTTGCGGACAAGCAGTGAGATTGGCGTGCCTGTAGTTCTGCCTTCAAAAATTCCAGACAAAATCTCCACTTGGTCCGCCTCATTTCTTTTAGTGGCATACTTGCTCTGTCCTGGTTTTCTCCGGTCAAGATAGCGCTGTATATCTGCTTCATCCAGTTTAAGCCCGGCAGGACATCCGTCGATGACGGCGCCGATTGCCGCACCATGGGATTCTCCCCATGTTGTTACCTGGAATAGTTTACCAAATGTTGAGCCGCTCATAGCAATTCTCCTTTCATTTTACACATAGGCTTATTATATAAGAAGATATATAAACACGCAATCCTTAATTTATCTTTAAATTCATACTTTTATACTGTACATTTCTATGTTTTCGTAATATAATGTGGACTAGATATTGATTAAAACAGAGGGAGTAATACTAAATGAGCAAAAATGACAAGGAAAATTTGCAAGGCTTTGACTCTGAAGATAAGGATTTGGATGAAGATTACTACTTTGATGAAATAGACGATACTGACGAGGAGTATTTCCTGGACGAGGAGATCAGCGAAGAGGATGAGGACTATTTCCTGGACGACGAAGAGGCGGGTGATGCCGGGGAATCTTCTGGAAGTGTGGAAGCTGCATCTGTGGAAAAGCGCGCCAGCCAAACCAAGACACAGGAAATACCAGGGAGAATGCCTGTCAGCTATTCTCTGGAGGAAGAACCGGACAGCGAGGATATCGATATTTTTGAGGATGAACCTGAAGAAAAGAAGACAGAGAAAAGAAAGTCCCGGAGGAAAAAAGGCAGGCAGAAAAGAAGTATGAAAAAAATTTGGATAGTACTAGGCTCAATTGTGGCTGTGCTGGCCGCGGCATATATAGGTGTGTCGGTATTCTTTATGAGCCATTTCTTTATGAATACGGAGATAAATGGACACGACTTCTCGGGCAAAAGTGTTGAAGATGTTGTGGCCTATATGAAAAAGGAAGTCAAAGATTATAGTCTGACCATCCATGAAAAAGACTGCAAGACAGATACAATCGATGGCACAGAGATTTCACTGACTTACAAAGAAAATAATGATATCAAAAAAGCGCTTGAAGAACAGAATAGTTTTCTGTGGCCGGTGGCGTTCTTTTCTCCCAATTCAGCTAAAGTAACTGTAGAAGTATCTTATGATACTGCTGCCCTGGAATCTAAAATACAGAATTTACAGGCTGTGACGGCGGAACAAGTACCACCCACGTCAGCCACCCCGAAGTTCGACGGTGAAAAGTTCGTGATTGAGCCTGAGGTGACGGGGACTGCCGTAAATATGGAAGTGTTGAAGGAGAAGGTGAACCAATACATTTCAAAGTTTAACCACGAGCTGGATATGGAGAAGGAGGAGTGCTATGCGGTTCCTAAGTATACTTCAGAATCAGAGGAGGTCCAGAAGGCCTGCGACACTATGAACAACTATACCAAGGCGAGCATTACGTATACCATGTCCGAGCCGGCAGTGGTGGATAAAGCATTGATCTCCACATGGCTGTCTGTGGATGAGAATATGAATGTGAATTTCAATGAGGAGGCCGTGCGGGCATGGCTCACGGAATTTGGCGATAAGTATGATACGGTGGGAACTACGAGGACCATCACAACGCCGGATGGGAAGACAACGGAAGTGTCTGGCGGCACTTATGGCTGGTCTATTGACGAGGAGACAGAGTTCACAGCCCTTACTAACAGTATCAAGAATGGGGAGACAGTGGAGAAGGAGCCTGCCTACTATCAGACAGCCGCATCCCACGGGGAGGCTGACTGGGGAAATACATATGCAGAGGTAGATTTATCAGCGCAGCGTATGTGGTATGTTGTAGACGGGGCCGTGGTTCTTGCCACGGATGTTGTGACAGGCTTCCCCACCCCTGATAAGGAGACACCTTCCGGTGTTTACAATATCCTGGAGCTGGAGAGGAATAAGACATTGGTGGGGGAGATTGTCCCTGAGACGGGAAAGCCGGAGTATGAGACACCTGTTAGTTTCTGGATGCGGATTACATGGACAGGGATCGGATTCCATGACGCCACATGGCAGCCTGCATTCGGGGGTTCCCTGTACACGACCGTGGGTTCTCATGGGTGTATAAATATGCCCTATGACCAGGCTGAGGCATTATATAATATGTTATCTATCGGCGTGCCGGTAATCATGCACTATTAATGTGGGGACTTTCCTATTATTAGAGATAAGGTAATTGAGAGGTAAATATGTACGAATTATTGAAAAAGGACGGCCTTGCAAAACGGGGCCGTCTCTATACAGTGCACGGGGTGGTGGAGACACCGGTTTTTATGAATGTGGGGACAGCGGCAGCCATCAAAGGCGCTGTTTCTACTGATGACCTGAGGGGCATTAAGACACAGGTGGAGCTTTCCAACACATATCATCTCCATGTGCGTCCCGGAGATACAGTTGTCAAAAAAATGGGCGGCCTTCACCGATTTATGAACTGGGACAGGCCCATCCTTACTGATTCAGGAGGGTTCCAGGTGTTTTCACTGGCCGGGTTGAGGAAAATTAAAGAAGAAGGGGTACATTTCCACTCCCATATAGACGGGCGTAAAATTTTTATGGGGCCTGAGGAGAGTATGGGTATCCAGTCCAACCTTGCTTCTACGATTGCCATGGCTTTTGACGAGTGCCCGTCTAGTGTGGCAGACAAGGGGTATATAAAAAATTCTGTGGAGAGGACAACGCGGTGGCTGAAGCGCTGCAAAACAGAGATGAACCGGCTGAACGCACTTCCAGGTACAATCAACCCTCACCAGATGCTGTTTGGGATTAACCAGGGCGGTATATATGAGGATATCCGCATAGAACATGCACAGCAGATCACGGAACTTGATTTGGATGGATATGCCGTGGGAGGGTTGGCGGTGGGAGAGAGCCACGAGGATATGTACCGGATACTGGATGCAGTTGTCCCATGGCTGCCTGACGAAAAGCCAACCTATTTGATGGGGGTAGGAACTCCGGCCAATATACTGGAAGGCGTAGACCGAGGGGTGGACTTTTTTGACTGCGTATATCCAACCAGGAACGGACGGCACGGCCATGTCTATACAAACCATGGAAAGCTGAATCTTTTTAATGCAAAATTTGAGACAGACGCCCGCCCTATTGAGGAAGGATGTGCCTGTCCCGCATGCAGAAGTTTCAGCAGGGCATATATACGCCATCTTCTGAAAGCAAAAGAGATGCTGGGGATGCGCCTCTGCGTGCTCCACAATCTTTATTTCTATAATACAATGATGGAAGAAATCAGAGCGGCCATTGAGGCAGGTGAATATAAAGCATATAAAAAGAAGAAGCTTAAAGGTATGCAGTCTGTAAAAGAGATGTAGATATGTGAAAAGTACTTGAAGAATTTTGCTTTTTTGTGTATAGTTATTTTATTGCTTAAAGATAGGAGTTAGGAGGAAATAAAATGAATGGTTTATTAGCTTCAAGCGGAGCGGCGGGGATGGGTCCCATCATCCTGATTTATGTAGTGGTGATCGGCGGTATGTGGTTTTTCCTGATGCGCCCCCAGAAGAAGGAGCAAAAGAGACTGCAGGCAATGCTTTCCACAATGGAAGTGGGGGATACGGCGCTGACGACAAGTGGCTTTTACGGGGTGATTATTGACATTACGGATGACGATGTAATCGTAGAATTCGGAAATAACAAGAACTGCCGCATACCGATGCAGAAGGCGGCGATTGCGCAGATTGAGAAACCAAGTGCAGAGTAATACTAAGTTTCTGAGCGTGGAATACGATGAATAATAAGGAGCAGCTGATTGTGGAGAGAAGCCTGGATGTGCGGCCCTGGTATGTATATGCCAGAAAGCACGGTATCCGTTGATGGGACATCTTTCCATGGGAATCAGCTGCTCCTTGCACTTTTGCGTATTAAAGGGTTGAAACGTGTCAAAAAATACGGTATCATAAAAAATAGTATTTTTAATTCTAATTTGGAAGGAAGTATGGTTATGAAACTGAACATTGGAGTGATTAAGGGGGACGGCATCGGCCCGGAGATAGTGGCTGAGGCCATGAAAGTCCTGGATAAAGTTGGGGAGGTGTACGGCCACGAGTGCATATATACACAGCTTCTGATGGGCGGAGCCTCCATCGATGTAAACGGCGTGCCGCTGACTGAAGAGACGGTTGCCCAGGCAAAGGCCAGCGACGCTGTCCTGATGGGATCCATTGGAGGGGATGCAAAGACCTCGCCCTGGTATCAGCTGGAGCCATCTAAAAGGCCGGAGGCAGGACTTTTAAAGATCAGAAAAGAATTGAATTTGTTTGCAAACTTAAGGCCTGCAGTGCTCTATGATGAACTTAAGGGGGCATGCCCCTTGAAAGAAGAGATCACAGAAGGCGGCTTTGATATGATGATTATGCGCGAACTGACCGGGGGACTGTATTTTGGCAGGCGTAAGACAGTCCAGGTTGACGGGGTCCTGACTGCCTGTGATGAGCTTACATATAATGAAAATGAAATCCGCCGGATTGCAAAGCGGGGTTTTGACATTGCCAGGAAGAGGAGGCAGAAAGTGACCAGTGTGGATAAGGCGAATGTGCTGGATTCTTCACGGCTATGGAGGAAGGTTGTGGAAGAAGTCGCAGCCGGCTATCCAGACGTGGAGCTTGAGCATATGCTGGTAGACAATTGCGCCATGCAGCTTGTCAGGAATCCCCGTCAGTTTGATGTTATTTTGACAGAGAATATGTTTGGCGATATCTTGTCAGATGAGGCCAGTATGGTGACAGGATCTATCGGGATGCTGGCTTCAGCCAGCCTAAATGAGACAAAATTTGGCCTTTATGAGCCAAGCGGCGGTTCAGCGCCTGATATTGCGGGGAAAGGGATTGCCAATCCTATTGCCACAGTCTTATCTGCAGCCATGATGCTCCGTTTTACATTTGACCTGGACCGGGAGGCGGAAGCTGTGGAAAAAGCTGTTTCCAGGGTGCTTGAGGACGGATTCCGCACTATGGATATCATGTCAGATGGGAAGAAGCAGGTTGGCACTGCAGAGATGGGCGACAGGATCTGTTCCTATATTGGATGAAAGCCAAAGGCCTTGATGCAGGCATCGGGGTATCAGACCCTGGCGGCAGTCGCCAAATGGACATGTAAACATGTCCCCTTGGTTCGTTGCTCGCGGGAATAAGGCCTGTCACCGGGCAGAGGCAGATAAGGAGAGCGCCTGGGAAACAGAATGCCGTCATAACATGGACGGCTGCGGCATAAGAAGAAAGTGAGGTTAAATAAATATGAGAAGTGATACAGTAACAAAGGGCAGCCAGCAGGCCCCCCACCGCTCATTGTTCAATGCGCTGGGGATGACACAGGAGGAACTTGACAGGCCCCTTGTAGGGGTAGTGAGTTCCTACAATGAGATCGTTCCGGGGCATATGAACCTGGATAAGATTACAGAGGCGGTAAAAATGGGCGTTGCTATGGCTGGGGGAACTCCAATCATGGTGCCTGCCATTGCAGTCTGTGATGGGATAGCCATGGGGCATGTGGGAATGAAATATTCTCTGGTTACGAGAGACTTGATTGCTGATTCCACAGAGGCTCTGGCCATGGCACACCAGTTTGATGCACTTGTTATGATTCCAAACTGTGATAAGAATGTCCCTGGACTTTTGATGGCGGCGGCCAGAATCAATGTGCCTACTATTTTTGTCAGCGGCGGCCCCATGCTTGCAGGACATGTAAAGGGTGGAAAGACCAGCTTATCTAGTATGTTTGAGGCTGTAGGCTCCTATGCGGCAGGCACAATTACAGAGGAAGACTTATGTGAATTTGAAAATAAAGCGTGTCCCACATGTGGGTCATGTTCCGGGATGTATACTGCCAACAGCATGAACTGCCTGACAGAGGCCCTTGGAATGGGACTTAAGGGGAACGGTACAATTCCGGCAGTCTATTCTGCCAGAATTAAGCTGGCCAAACATGCCGGCATGCAGGTTATGGAGTTGGTCAGGAAGAATATCCGTCCGAGAGACATTATGACAAAGGAGGCCATACTGAATGCCCTTACAGTAGATATGGCCCTTGGATGTTCTACCAATAGTATGCTGCATCTGCCGGCAATCGCCCATGAAATTGGGATGGATTTTGAGATTGATTTTGCAAATTCTATCAGCCAAAAAACTCCCAACCTCTGCCACCTTGCCCCGGCAGGCCATACATATATTGAAGATCTGAATGAAGCCGGCGGCGTGTATGCTGTCATGAATGAATTGAATAAGAAAGGACTGCTCAATACAGATTGTATGACAGTTACAACGAAGACTGTGGGAGAGAATATCCAGGGATGCGTCAACCGTGACCCGGAAGTAATCCGCCCTGTGGAGAACCCATACAGTGAGACAGGGGGGATAGCCGTACTTAAAGGGAATCTGGCGCCAGACGGCAGTGTGGTGAAACGTTCTGCCGTAGTTCCTGAGATGTTGGTGCACGAAGGGCCTGCCAGAATATTTGAGAGCGATGAGGAGGCCACCGAGGCTATTAAGACTGGAAAGATACATCCAGGAGACGTGATTGTGATTCGTTACGAAGGGCCAAAGGGGGGGCCGGGCATGAGAGAGATGCTCAACCCCACATCAGCGATTGCCGGATACGGGTTAGGATCCACAGTAGCATTGATCACAGACGGGCGTTTCAGCGGCGCTTCCAGAGGCGCATCCATCGGCCATGTATCGCCGGAGGCTGCAGTGGGAGGCCCTATTGCCCTAGTGGAAGAAGGGGATATCATTAAAATCAATATTCCTGAACTGAAGTTAGAGCTAGATGTATCCGACGAGGAATTAAGAGACAGGAAGGCCAAATGGCAGCCTAAGGAGCCGAAAATTACATCTGGATACCTGGCCCGGTATGCTGCCATGGTTACATCTGGTAACCGGGGGGCCATTCTTGAAGTACCAAAGAACGATTAGGAGGTTCCTGAACATGCAGTTAAATGGAGCAGAAATTGTAATAGAATGTTTGAAAGAGCAGGGAGTGGATACTGTATTTGGGTATCCAGGGGGCGCTATTCTGAATGTATATGATGCTTTATTTAAGCACAGCGATGAGATCCGGCATATTCTTACATCTCATGAACAGGGCGCGGCACATGCGGCTGACGG of the Luxibacter massiliensis genome contains:
- the ilvD gene encoding dihydroxy-acid dehydratase, with product MRSDTVTKGSQQAPHRSLFNALGMTQEELDRPLVGVVSSYNEIVPGHMNLDKITEAVKMGVAMAGGTPIMVPAIAVCDGIAMGHVGMKYSLVTRDLIADSTEALAMAHQFDALVMIPNCDKNVPGLLMAAARINVPTIFVSGGPMLAGHVKGGKTSLSSMFEAVGSYAAGTITEEDLCEFENKACPTCGSCSGMYTANSMNCLTEALGMGLKGNGTIPAVYSARIKLAKHAGMQVMELVRKNIRPRDIMTKEAILNALTVDMALGCSTNSMLHLPAIAHEIGMDFEIDFANSISQKTPNLCHLAPAGHTYIEDLNEAGGVYAVMNELNKKGLLNTDCMTVTTKTVGENIQGCVNRDPEVIRPVENPYSETGGIAVLKGNLAPDGSVVKRSAVVPEMLVHEGPARIFESDEEATEAIKTGKIHPGDVIVIRYEGPKGGPGMREMLNPTSAIAGYGLGSTVALITDGRFSGASRGASIGHVSPEAAVGGPIALVEEGDIIKINIPELKLELDVSDEELRDRKAKWQPKEPKITSGYLARYAAMVTSGNRGAILEVPKND
- the leuB gene encoding 3-isopropylmalate dehydrogenase, giving the protein MKLNIGVIKGDGIGPEIVAEAMKVLDKVGEVYGHECIYTQLLMGGASIDVNGVPLTEETVAQAKASDAVLMGSIGGDAKTSPWYQLEPSKRPEAGLLKIRKELNLFANLRPAVLYDELKGACPLKEEITEGGFDMMIMRELTGGLYFGRRKTVQVDGVLTACDELTYNENEIRRIAKRGFDIARKRRQKVTSVDKANVLDSSRLWRKVVEEVAAGYPDVELEHMLVDNCAMQLVRNPRQFDVILTENMFGDILSDEASMVTGSIGMLASASLNETKFGLYEPSGGSAPDIAGKGIANPIATVLSAAMMLRFTFDLDREAEAVEKAVSRVLEDGFRTMDIMSDGKKQVGTAEMGDRICSYIG
- the yajC gene encoding preprotein translocase subunit YajC; the protein is MNGLLASSGAAGMGPIILIYVVVIGGMWFFLMRPQKKEQKRLQAMLSTMEVGDTALTTSGFYGVIIDITDDDVIVEFGNNKNCRIPMQKAAIAQIEKPSAE
- a CDS encoding L,D-transpeptidase family protein; protein product: MSKNDKENLQGFDSEDKDLDEDYYFDEIDDTDEEYFLDEEISEEDEDYFLDDEEAGDAGESSGSVEAASVEKRASQTKTQEIPGRMPVSYSLEEEPDSEDIDIFEDEPEEKKTEKRKSRRKKGRQKRSMKKIWIVLGSIVAVLAAAYIGVSVFFMSHFFMNTEINGHDFSGKSVEDVVAYMKKEVKDYSLTIHEKDCKTDTIDGTEISLTYKENNDIKKALEEQNSFLWPVAFFSPNSAKVTVEVSYDTAALESKIQNLQAVTAEQVPPTSATPKFDGEKFVIEPEVTGTAVNMEVLKEKVNQYISKFNHELDMEKEECYAVPKYTSESEEVQKACDTMNNYTKASITYTMSEPAVVDKALISTWLSVDENMNVNFNEEAVRAWLTEFGDKYDTVGTTRTITTPDGKTTEVSGGTYGWSIDEETEFTALTNSIKNGETVEKEPAYYQTAASHGEADWGNTYAEVDLSAQRMWYVVDGAVVLATDVVTGFPTPDKETPSGVYNILELERNKTLVGEIVPETGKPEYETPVSFWMRITWTGIGFHDATWQPAFGGSLYTTVGSHGCINMPYDQAEALYNMLSIGVPVIMHY
- the tgt gene encoding tRNA guanosine(34) transglycosylase Tgt; amino-acid sequence: MYELLKKDGLAKRGRLYTVHGVVETPVFMNVGTAAAIKGAVSTDDLRGIKTQVELSNTYHLHVRPGDTVVKKMGGLHRFMNWDRPILTDSGGFQVFSLAGLRKIKEEGVHFHSHIDGRKIFMGPEESMGIQSNLASTIAMAFDECPSSVADKGYIKNSVERTTRWLKRCKTEMNRLNALPGTINPHQMLFGINQGGIYEDIRIEHAQQITELDLDGYAVGGLAVGESHEDMYRILDAVVPWLPDEKPTYLMGVGTPANILEGVDRGVDFFDCVYPTRNGRHGHVYTNHGKLNLFNAKFETDARPIEEGCACPACRSFSRAYIRHLLKAKEMLGMRLCVLHNLYFYNTMMEEIRAAIEAGEYKAYKKKKLKGMQSVKEM
- the aroC gene encoding chorismate synthase encodes the protein MSGSTFGKLFQVTTWGESHGAAIGAVIDGCPAGLKLDEADIQRYLDRRKPGQSKYATKRNEADQVEILSGIFEGRTTGTPISLLVRNQDQRSRDYGNIAYTYRPGHADFTFTSKYGFRDYRGGGRSSGRETIGRVAAGAVASLLLKEIGIHLVSYAKSIGPVTVPAEAYHFSEITQNPLCMPDNKAAAKAAEHLDTLMKNQDSCGGTIECTITGLPAGLGEPVFDKLDACLARAVMSIGAIKAVEIGDGILAGASTGSQNNDAFVLSDGKVCKQTNHSGGTLGGMSDGSPLILRATVKPTASISQTQQSVTESGEEVSLSIHGRHDPIIVPRAVVVVEAMAALTIADLLLQNMGSRLDKVKDYYTEEKNVQ